A section of the Mycolicibacterium anyangense genome encodes:
- a CDS encoding SDR family NAD(P)-dependent oxidoreductase, which yields MTAAGAKTTAEVLDGVDLSGRVVVITGASSGLGLQTALAMQGAGAQIVAAVRDLEKTRAALDCEVVPLDLTDLRTAQAAAEAIAHRHSRVDILINNAGVMAPPLSRTAQGYELQLGTNHLGHFVFTNGLVGSFVPGTRIVNLSSRGHLYGGIRWEDPNYDDESGYDKWQAYGQSKTANVLFTVEAERRWGPGGVHSFAVHPGVVVTELARHMTREDFSGTLANLEVTDVEHGAATTVWAATAPELDGLGGLYLEDCHIAGPFRPGVQGGYAAFAVDPEQAARLWDWSQRQAERHLGD from the coding sequence ATGACGGCGGCCGGCGCCAAGACCACAGCCGAGGTGCTTGACGGTGTCGACCTGAGCGGGCGCGTCGTCGTCATCACGGGCGCATCCTCGGGCCTGGGCCTGCAGACCGCACTCGCCATGCAGGGCGCCGGGGCCCAGATCGTCGCCGCCGTGCGTGATCTGGAGAAGACCCGCGCCGCCCTCGACTGCGAGGTGGTGCCACTGGACCTCACCGACCTGCGCACCGCACAGGCGGCCGCCGAGGCCATCGCCCACCGGCACAGCCGCGTCGACATCCTCATCAACAATGCCGGCGTGATGGCGCCGCCACTGTCGCGCACCGCACAGGGCTACGAATTGCAGCTCGGCACAAACCATCTCGGCCACTTCGTGTTCACCAACGGACTGGTCGGCAGCTTCGTCCCGGGTACCCGCATCGTCAACCTCAGCAGCCGCGGCCACCTCTACGGCGGCATCCGCTGGGAAGACCCGAACTACGACGACGAGTCCGGCTACGACAAGTGGCAGGCCTACGGCCAGAGCAAGACCGCCAACGTGTTGTTCACCGTCGAAGCCGAGCGGCGCTGGGGGCCAGGCGGAGTGCATTCCTTCGCCGTGCACCCCGGGGTCGTGGTCACCGAACTGGCCCGGCACATGACGCGGGAGGACTTCAGCGGCACGCTGGCCAACCTGGAGGTCACCGACGTCGAGCACGGCGCCGCGACCACCGTGTGGGCGGCCACGGCGCCGGAACTGGACGGACTCGGCGGGCTGTATCTCGAGGACTGCCACATCGCGGGACCGTTCCGGCCCGGGGTGCAGGGCGGCTATGCCGCCTTCGCCGTCGACCCCGAGCAGGCCGCCCGGCTGTGGGACTGGTCGCAGCGGCAGGCCGAACGCCATCTGGGTGACTAA
- a CDS encoding enoyl-CoA hydratase/isomerase family protein — translation MSSATTVRVDIDDAGVALLTLDGPERLNAFSGATASALSQAYRHCDSDDTVRAVVLTGAGRAFCSGADMSSAAASFDAPGKGFSASPVQPPAYRVRKLVIAAINGPAIGIGLTLALQCDVRLVAADAPLAIPQVRRGMIGDCAVHYTLREAVGLAVAADILLTGRTFTGTEAARLGIASRALPAAEVLPAALELARDVAVYANPASVAHSKRLLWSGTDLDQVAEAETTVHLSLMGGPDAAEGPAAWRERRPPRWRSTAGETGDPA, via the coding sequence GTGAGCTCTGCGACCACCGTCCGCGTCGACATCGATGATGCCGGGGTCGCGCTGCTCACTCTCGACGGACCCGAACGGCTCAACGCCTTCTCCGGTGCCACCGCCAGTGCGCTGAGCCAGGCCTACCGCCACTGCGACAGTGACGACACCGTGCGCGCCGTCGTTCTCACCGGGGCCGGCCGGGCGTTCTGCTCGGGCGCCGATATGTCCAGTGCCGCAGCGTCATTCGATGCGCCAGGGAAGGGCTTCAGCGCCTCGCCGGTGCAGCCGCCGGCCTACCGGGTGCGCAAACTGGTCATCGCCGCCATCAACGGTCCGGCGATCGGGATCGGCCTGACGCTGGCGCTGCAGTGTGATGTCCGCCTGGTCGCCGCCGACGCCCCACTGGCCATCCCGCAGGTTCGCCGGGGGATGATCGGGGACTGCGCGGTGCACTACACGCTGCGCGAGGCCGTCGGTCTGGCCGTTGCCGCCGACATCCTGCTGACCGGCCGCACCTTCACCGGCACCGAGGCCGCCCGGCTCGGTATCGCCAGCCGCGCGCTGCCGGCCGCCGAGGTGCTGCCCGCGGCGTTGGAACTGGCCCGCGACGTCGCCGTCTACGCCAACCCCGCGTCGGTGGCCCACAGCAAGCGGCTGTTGTGGAGTGGGACCGACCTCGACCAGGTCGCCGAGGCGGAGACTACGGTGCATCTGAGCTTGATGGGTGGCCCGGATGCTGCCGAGGGGCCGGCTGCCTGGCGGGAGCGACGGCCACCGCGGTGGCGTTCGACGGCCGGTGAGACAGGAGATCCTGCATGA
- a CDS encoding NRAMP family divalent metal transporter yields MTRPGAIRTRAAALLAVVGPGLLAGLSDDDPAGITTYSVLGADHGYQLLWVLLLSTVALVVFHTLAARMGVVTGQGLIGLVRQRYGVGIGGAVLAALVIANIGTTCAEFAGIAAGFELFGISRYISVPAAGVIVALLVLRGSFHRVERLLLLLSTVFLAYIASGFLAKPDWGAALHGTLVPTMPMTGQAIGIVTATLGTTLAPWGLSFMQSYAVDKKLRTEDLPAERIDVVTGAVLTGVIGFFVVVACAATLHRDGHSITDAADAAVALQPLAGEAASTLFAVGLIGAAFLAASILPLSTAYSVCEYAGLEAAIDDPYRDARTFYLTYGIVTFVGAVVVLTPNVPLIAILVGTQVLNAVLLIPLLVAMIGLGRDRALMGRFAMGRAATIGYAITTTVVVLCVVALGITSLLG; encoded by the coding sequence ATGACCAGACCCGGCGCGATCCGCACCCGGGCCGCCGCACTGCTCGCGGTCGTCGGGCCGGGCCTGCTGGCCGGGCTGTCCGACGACGATCCGGCCGGCATCACCACCTATTCCGTGCTCGGCGCAGACCACGGCTATCAGCTGCTGTGGGTGTTGCTGCTGTCCACCGTCGCCCTCGTCGTCTTCCACACCCTGGCCGCCCGGATGGGGGTGGTCACCGGGCAGGGGCTGATCGGGCTGGTGCGCCAGCGCTACGGCGTCGGGATCGGCGGGGCGGTGCTGGCCGCCCTGGTGATCGCCAACATCGGCACCACCTGTGCCGAATTCGCCGGAATTGCAGCGGGTTTCGAATTGTTCGGGATCAGCCGCTACATCAGCGTGCCGGCCGCGGGCGTGATCGTCGCACTGCTGGTGCTGCGGGGCAGCTTCCATCGGGTGGAGCGCCTCCTGCTCCTGCTGTCCACGGTCTTCCTGGCCTACATCGCCTCGGGATTCCTGGCCAAACCCGACTGGGGTGCGGCGCTGCACGGCACGCTGGTCCCCACCATGCCGATGACGGGACAGGCGATCGGGATCGTCACGGCAACCCTGGGTACCACCCTGGCGCCGTGGGGCCTGTCGTTCATGCAGTCCTATGCGGTGGACAAGAAACTTCGCACCGAAGACCTGCCCGCCGAGCGGATCGACGTCGTCACCGGGGCGGTACTCACCGGGGTCATCGGCTTCTTCGTGGTGGTGGCGTGCGCGGCCACCCTGCACCGCGACGGGCACAGCATCACCGACGCCGCCGACGCGGCCGTCGCGCTGCAGCCGCTGGCCGGGGAGGCCGCCTCGACGCTGTTCGCCGTCGGCCTGATCGGGGCGGCATTCCTGGCCGCCTCGATCCTGCCGCTGTCGACGGCGTACTCGGTGTGCGAGTACGCCGGGCTGGAAGCCGCCATCGACGACCCGTACCGCGACGCCCGCACCTTCTATCTGACCTACGGCATCGTCACGTTCGTCGGCGCCGTCGTCGTGCTGACCCCCAACGTCCCGCTGATCGCGATCCTGGTGGGCACCCAGGTGCTCAACGCGGTGTTGCTGATCCCACTGCTGGTCGCGATGATCGGGCTCGGCCGGGACCGTGCCCTGATGGGCCGCTTCGCGATGGGCCGGGCCGCCACCATCGGTTATGCGATCACCACTACGGTGGTGGTGCTGTGTGTGGTCGCCCTCGGCATCACCTCGCTGCTCGGTTGA